CGCATGTACGTGATCGGGCCGATCGCCCGCAAGGCGGAACGGCTGATCGAAGTCACCTATGAGGCGATGATGCGCGGCATCGCCGCCGTAAAGCCCGGCGCCACCACCGGCGACATCGGCCACGCCATCCAGAGTTTTGTCGAACCGCAGGGCATGAGCGTGGTGCGCGATTTCTGCGGCCATGGCCTCGGGCGCATGTTCCACGACGAGCCGAACATCATCCATATCGGCCGCCCCGGCGAGGGCGTCGCACTGAAGCCCGGCATGTTCTTCACCATCGAGCCGATGATCAATCTCGGCAAGCCGCATGTGAAGATCCTGTCCGACGGCTGGACCGCCGTCACCCGCGACCGCTCGCTGTCGGCGCAGTTCGAACATTCGGTCGGCGTGACCGCCACCGGCGTCGAGATCTTTACGCTGTCGCAACGCCACAGCGAGAAGCCGCTGGCGGCCTAGAGCCCGCAATTCGTGATTGCAAAAGCTGGCCGGCACGGCATGCTCCCTGCCGATGCCCGCGAAGTCCGATGACAAGCCCGATCAACCGACCGAGACGCCGCATTATCACGGCCATCGGGAACGGCTACGCGAGCGCTTCTACGGCGCCGGGCCGGAGGCGCTCAGCGATTACGAATTGCTGGAAATGGCGCTGTTTCCGGCCCTGCCCCGGCGCGATACCAAGCCGCTGGCAAAGGCGCTGCTGAAGCGGTTCGGCTCGTTCGCCGAAGTCATTCATGCGCCGGTGGCGCGACTGCGCGAAGTCGAAGGAATCGGCGAGGCCTCGATCAACCAGATCAAGTTGCTTGCCGCGGCTGCGGTGCGGGTCGCGAAAGGCGAGGTCAAGCGCAGCATCGCGCTGTCCTCCTGGAACGACGTGATCGACTATATCAGAACCGGCATGGCGTTCGCCGACAGGGAGCAGTTTCGCCTGCTGTTCCTCGACAAGCGCAATCAACTGATAGCGGACGAGGTGCAGCAGACCGGTACCGTCGACCACACGCCGGTCTATCCGCGCGAGGTGATCAAGCGCGCGCTGGAATTATCCGCGACCGCGCTGATCCTGGTGCACAACCATCCTAGCGGCGATCCGACGCCGTCGCAGGCCGACATCCAGATGACCAGGGCGATCATCGATATCGCCTCCCCGCTCGGCATTTCCGTGCACGATCACATCATCGTCGGTAAAAACGGGCATGCGAGTTTGAAGGGGATGAAACTGATATGACGCTCTGGGGAAGCTGCTCCCTGTTACAGACCCCACCCAATGGCCGAGTTTGACCCCGAAGCGGACATCGCCCAACGTCGCAATCTACTGGTGCGCAAAGCCCCGGACGATGCCGGGGCTTCGAATTCTGTCAGAGGTGTTCAACTCAACTCGTTCAATACCTTTGGACCATTCCCATGCGCGGCGGCTTCACCGGCGCCGCCACTCCGTAGATGACGGTGATGCCCGAGCCTCCACCCCATGTCGAAGTGGGGCGAAGAGGGTCGGGCGCGGCGGCACCGTTGAGGTCGTTCCAGTTGTTCGCCGCCCAAACGTTGCCCGCCGGGTCGATCGATACGTCAGTCAGCATCTGGATGCTGCCGCCTTTGAAAACGTGGATGGCATCGCCAGTCTTCGTGCCTGCGGGATGACCCTTGGTATTGTCTCCGGCCATCAGCACCACCCCACGGCCCCAGAAATTGCCAATCCAGACGTCGTCGTTGCCGTCGATATTCAAGCCCCACGGCACGCTGACCGCCTTGTTACCGGTGAAGCCGGTCGGAGCAGGTTGGGACCCATCGGGGCGGATCATATTGACCACGCCAGTGACCATATTGGGGTTGGTCTCAAGGACCTTGAGCATGTGCCCCGCGGCGATTTTGAACTGCTCCATGATCGACGCGCCGTCGGGAATGACGGGCGGGGGAAAGTCGAGCGACATGTTACTCGCAACCCATGCGTTCCCCTTCGAGTCGAGCGCAAGGGCACGAACACCGATCCCGGCGCGGAATGACTCCGCCTTCGACGGATCATCGGCAGGAAACCGCACGACAGTGTCCGACTGGGAGTTGCTGACCCAAACCCGGTTTTGGGCATCGACGATGATGTCGAAGGGAGACTTCAGACCGGCGACTTTTACAATCCTGCCGTCCTTCACCCGTCCGCCGGGAAAGTGCAGCAACTGATTGTCAGATCCGTCGGCAATCCAGACATCGCCGTTCGCGGCGACACCGATGCCCATCAAGCCAAGGAATTTCTCTTTGAAAGGAAAGTCGCTCTCTTTGCCAACGGGACGACCATTGAAATCCATCACGAGAATCTTCCCGTTGAAACTCGTGGTCCAGACCTTGTCCCGCGTTACCGCCGTGCCCCAACCGACTCCATCAATGCCCATCCCGGTGAAGCCCGTGATCGGCGGCGAGAGCGCGGTTCCGTTAGGCGAGAGTTTGACGACGCCGCCACCGATGCTTTGATTGACGCCGGACTGCGAACCGGCCATCCAGTTTTGTCCGCTCCAAAGATTGCCCTCGGCATCGAACATGAGGCGACCGGCCGAGTAAACGCCGCCGCCGGCGAAGCAAAGCGAGAGGGCGAAGTCATCGGGGACGTAGGCCAGGTACGGCACGAACGGTGCCTTACGCCGGGAGCCGTCCTTCGGCTGCGGGTAGGCTTCATCGAACAACGCGTAGAGTTCCTTTGGCTGCGCCCAAGGCTCGCGGGCGATGCTTACCATCGCTTCGAGCGTAGTCTTCGGCGTCGCGCCGCTGCTGGTAGTGGCGGCCTTGAGGAAGCGGGCTCGCCAATCATCATTGCTCGCGGACGCAAACGCCGTAATCAGCGAGCCTAGAGTGTTCAGGCTTGCAAGTGTCGTGGTTTGCGTACTGTTGAGCGGATCAAGGAGCACCTTGCCCCATCCGCCGGTCGTCGGATCAACCAGGTTTGGAGCGTTTCCAGCGGCGATCCGCAGACCGAGCGGATTTCCAGAGATCGAATCTCCCTTGATAAATTGGGCGACAGTGAATGCCGACGCGACGGTGGTCATCTCGTTGATGACGACCTCGGCGGGAGGTTTGTTGCCCAGCACTGTCAGTAATGTGGTCGCCGGACTGTCGCTACCGCCAGTTTTAATAGCCGCGCCACCCTTTGCAACCACGTACAGGACTACATCCTTGCCGGGCGTCTCGCCGGTTCGAAGCTCAAATCGGCCGTCACGGCCCGATTTTGTCTGAGCCAACTGCTTGGGTTCGCCTGCACTGGCAGCCCACAGGGTGACGGTGGAACTTGCGAACGGTCCACCGCCGGCCTGGACCCGGCCCGCGACGCGCACCGCAGCCGCAGCCGTGCCGCAGGCATATGCGAGTGCGACCGTCAGGATCGTCATAACCAATGGTGCTTTGGCAAACTTGATCACCGGAGACTCTCCTTTTCAAAGTTGCTCAATACGGTCACCGGCGCTGAGCGAAGCTAATGAACCGAGCCATGTACGTCTGTTCATGCGCATATTCCAACTCGTTGTTGGTGTTTGCCGGTGTCGTGCTCAATAATGCTTCTCGGCAACCTCCGACTATGCGAAAACGGCCTGGAACGTCGCCTCAGGTGTCAAACTCCGGACCTTTAAGGTCACCCCCGGCGAGTCCAGCTGATGCCGGGTCAGGAGGACTTTTAGATTGCTGCCGAATTTGCATAGTCTTTGTCGATGTTGTTCACGAGGATAGGGCGTATGTTCGCACACGCGGAGCGTGTACCCGGCAACGTCTCGCGGAGATTGGAACGTGGCTTGGAGTAGATTCATCGCCTTCGACGATCCGTTCCACTATCAGTCCGCGATCCGGGCTGGAGACTGGGAGATTTTTCCCACGGTGAAGGGACAGTTCCGCGCCGAATTGACTCAAGTGGTCATGAACGAATTGTGGATGCAGCGCTTTAGCGAAGAGTTGCCACGCGTCCACAAAGGAGCAATCAACTCCGGCCGCAAGGTAATCACCTTTCCTACGGAACGTCAGCCAGAGATCTACAACCGCGGCAGGCTTTTATCGTTTGGTGAAATGTGCGCCGACGACTACGAAGTTCAACACTCAAGAACGACAGGGCACTTCCGCTTCGGAGCAGTCTCTCTTCGACCAGAGGAGCTTGTTGCGGCGTGTAAAGCGATAGCCGGTTGTGAGTTCGATGCCGAGAGTGGCAAAAGGTATGTCAGACCCAATCCTACCCTCATGGAGCAATTCCTGAATCTGCATAAGATGGTCGCGGACCTTGCCAGGACCAAGCCCGAGCGTTTCGAGATTCGAGAAGTTGTTCGGGCACTTGAGCAGCAATTGACCCACCAGTTGGTCCGATGTTTGACTGACGGCATCATCTCGACAAGGAACAGGCGTATACTTCGTCACGAGGTGATAATCGCTCGCTTCGAGGAGTTCTTGGAAGCGAACCCAAATACGCCCCTGTATCTGACTGAAGTTTGCGCAGCCATTGGCACGGCGGAGCGAACCCTTAGAAACGCCTGCGAAGGCCATGTCGGAATGGGACCCATCCGTTACCTGACCTTGCGGAGAATGCACCTTGTCCGTCGCGCGCTCACGCGAGCGGCTCCTTCGACGACGACGGTAACGCGAATTGCCACCGACCACGGTTTCTGGGAGTTGGGCCGTTTCGCGGTCGCCTATAGAACTTTGTTTGGCGAGACGCCGTCAGCGACGTTGAGCAGACCGCCAGATGAGTACCCCGACTTTCCCAGTCACCCATCCCCACTCCATTCTTATTTGGTGGGTCACTGCTCAAGTTAAGTTCACCTTTTGAACGTAAAGACCGTGATGAATCACCCCTGCCATGCGACGTCGCCTATTGGCAGGCACATCTGTGACATCATACGGGGGTTCGTCGATGTCCGTTATGCTCGCCCAAGCAGACCCGGAAATGCGAGTGGGCCGGTGTGCTCCAAAATGATCGACCGTGACGTTGGCGCGATGATCACAAGCAGCCACCAATTACAGTTCCCCATTGCCGCCCCTGGTCACTGTTCGCAGGCGAAGTTCGTATAAGTTTCTCAATACCATAGATGGCTTCCAGCGCGTCCTGCACAACCATCCTAGCGGCGATCCGACGCCGTCGCAGGCCGACATCCAGATGACCAAGGCGATCGTCGACATCGCCGCCCCGCTCGGCATCTCCGTGGACGACCACATCATCGTCGGCAGACGCGGGCATGCGAGCTTGAAGGGGATGAAGTTGATCTAAGATGAGCCGCCAGATCAGAAGCGATCACCATCGCACCGGATCATGATACGTCGCGTGTCGGCGCCTCGGCGGCAGTTCTTGTTCGCGCCCGTGGCCTTGCCCCGCAGCGGATTTACGACGAGCGCACATCCTTACCCTGATACCTCCAGCAAAATTTGCATTCCGCAACTTGAAAAACTGTTCGGGCACGGCGGAAGGTCGCAAAAAAAATCGGCTAGCTCGGGATATTTTGCACCGTTGCGGTGTTCTGTTGGCAGCGATCAAGCCCCATCGCTTGGACGGCGATGGCTGATGCGCACGTTAGAGCGTCAGGCAATACGCTCTATCTAATGTCTCCGAAATCTAATGTCTCCGAACAACCCATCTTCAATGCTTCAACATAGTCTTGAAAGGGAGTGCAGAGATGAAACACGTGTTAGCTTCTCTCACTGTCGGCGCTTGCCTGCTGCTTCCGTCAGCCGGGGTAGTGCTGGCCGCGAATCCCCATACGGTTACAGGGACCACGGGGCAGCCCGGTACAAATAACGGCATAACATGTAACAGTACGACTACCGGCGGCGTTGTTATCGGCGGCGGGCCGGGCGGCTCCACCAGCGGGAACGGCTCCGCGTTCAATACGGGAACCTCGACCACCCCGCCCTTCCTGCCGACCCCCTATGCTGGGAACCCAGGCAACCCGACGGCGCCAGGTGGCGTCGGTAATCCTGCCCACGCCGTCGCCCAGTACGACGTCGCTTGCTTCCAGGCGCCGTAGGGCTGGGGTGTCCGCCATCAGGCGACGCGCCCTCGTTCGACCCATTCACTTGGCGTCAAGGCGTGCGTTGACGCCTCGAGGAGAACCGCAAACGGTTGAGACAGGATGATAGCCACATGCGTTTCGTAGTTGTGGCGGGTCTACTTTGCACGCTCATAGTCGGGCTGGGCTACACCTATGGCCAGGAAAGCCCGGCCCCTACCTTCCTCACCGCACCGGTCGAACGCGGCAGCATCTCTACTTTGGTGAAGGCCAGCGGCACGATCGAGGCAGTTGTCAGCGTCGATGTCAGTTCGCAGCTGTCGGGACGAATTGCGCAAGTGTTCGTCAATTTCAACGATACCGTAAAGGCCGGGCAACCGATCGCGCAGATCGACCCGGAGATCTTCGCTGCCCGCGTCAATGAAGCGAAAGCCGCACTGAGGGTAGCGAGGGCGACTGCCGAAGTCGAAAAGGCGGCGCTGGAACGAGCGACGGTCGCGGTGACGAATGCGCAGACCGCCAAGAAACTGGCGGAGGCTCAGTCGGCGGCAAACAAGGCCAGGCAAGATGAAGCGGAGAGAGATCTCCTGCGAAAGCGCGAGCTGGCGCGCACCGGAAGCGGAACGGAGCGAGACTCGAGTCAGGCGCAAGCTCTGCGCGACGCCGGGGCTGCCGACCTGCGCGCTTCCCTCGAGCAGATTCATATGAAAGAGGAGGCCATCGCGATTGCGGAAGCGGAAAAGTACATGGCCGACGCCAATCTCGAGAATGCCGTGGCTGTAGTCGAGCAGAGGCAGGCCGCGCTGGATCAGACGCGACTTGATCTCGATCGTACCGTGCTTCGCGCGCCGATCGATGGGATCATCATCAAGCGGGATGTCAATCCGGGACAAACCGTCGCCGTCAGCCTCGAAGCCAAAACATTATTCAAGATCGCGAACGATCTCCGCGAGATGGAGGTCCATGGCAAGATCGACGAAGCCGATGTCGGGCAGTTGAAGCCGGGCCAGGCGACCCAGTTCACAGTGGACGCTTATCCGGATCGAACCTTCAGCGGACTTGTTCTACAGATCCGCAAGGCTCCCGAGGTCGTGCAAAACGTCGTCACCTATACGACAATTGTGTCCGCACCAAATCCGGACCTTTTGCTGTTGCCGGGAATGACTGCGCAGCTTCGCATCGTGGTGAGTGATACCGGCGAGATCCTCAAAATTCCGAGCCAGGCACTGCGCTTCCGGCCAAACGGCGCCGGTCCTGCGTCACGTCACCCGAGTGCGAACGAAGCCGCCTCCTCCAGGGGATCCGCTACCGTCTGGCTAGTCGGCAACGACGGGCGACCGAACCCGGTTGCCGTGAGGCTCGGCGCAAGCGACGACAACAGCGCAGCACTGCTGGAGGGTACGCTTGACGAGGGCCAGCAGGTCATCATCGGGGTTGCCAACTCGCAGAAGCAAAGGGGCTACTTCGGCGTTCGCCTTGGATTCTAAGGTTGGATCTTGAAACTGGATTTTTGCATGCCGCCACTGGTCCGGACCGTCGGAATTTCAAAACACTATCCCTCGGGGGGAACGACCATCCGTGCGGTATCAAACGTGTCGCTCTCGATCGA
The Bradyrhizobium sp. KBS0727 genome window above contains:
- the radC gene encoding DNA repair protein RadC is translated as MPAKSDDKPDQPTETPHYHGHRERLRERFYGAGPEALSDYELLEMALFPALPRRDTKPLAKALLKRFGSFAEVIHAPVARLREVEGIGEASINQIKLLAAAAVRVAKGEVKRSIALSSWNDVIDYIRTGMAFADREQFRLLFLDKRNQLIADEVQQTGTVDHTPVYPREVIKRALELSATALILVHNHPSGDPTPSQADIQMTRAIIDIASPLGISVHDHIIVGKNGHASLKGMKLI
- a CDS encoding helix-turn-helix domain-containing protein; the protein is MAWSRFIAFDDPFHYQSAIRAGDWEIFPTVKGQFRAELTQVVMNELWMQRFSEELPRVHKGAINSGRKVITFPTERQPEIYNRGRLLSFGEMCADDYEVQHSRTTGHFRFGAVSLRPEELVAACKAIAGCEFDAESGKRYVRPNPTLMEQFLNLHKMVADLARTKPERFEIREVVRALEQQLTHQLVRCLTDGIISTRNRRILRHEVIIARFEEFLEANPNTPLYLTEVCAAIGTAERTLRNACEGHVGMGPIRYLTLRRMHLVRRALTRAAPSTTTVTRIATDHGFWELGRFAVAYRTLFGETPSATLSRPPDEYPDFPSHPSPLHSYLVGHCSS
- a CDS encoding efflux RND transporter periplasmic adaptor subunit, yielding MRFVVVAGLLCTLIVGLGYTYGQESPAPTFLTAPVERGSISTLVKASGTIEAVVSVDVSSQLSGRIAQVFVNFNDTVKAGQPIAQIDPEIFAARVNEAKAALRVARATAEVEKAALERATVAVTNAQTAKKLAEAQSAANKARQDEAERDLLRKRELARTGSGTERDSSQAQALRDAGAADLRASLEQIHMKEEAIAIAEAEKYMADANLENAVAVVEQRQAALDQTRLDLDRTVLRAPIDGIIIKRDVNPGQTVAVSLEAKTLFKIANDLREMEVHGKIDEADVGQLKPGQATQFTVDAYPDRTFSGLVLQIRKAPEVVQNVVTYTTIVSAPNPDLLLLPGMTAQLRIVVSDTGEILKIPSQALRFRPNGAGPASRHPSANEAASSRGSATVWLVGNDGRPNPVAVRLGASDDNSAALLEGTLDEGQQVIIGVANSQKQRGYFGVRLGF
- the map gene encoding type I methionyl aminopeptidase → MSYIEATDTSLRKTGQIKLHGPGAFAGMRKAGALVAKCLDELTDLVKAGVPTSEIDEFVRNFAFSHGAYPATLMYRGYRYSTCTSINHVVCHGMPGDRALKEGDVVNVDVTFIVDGWYGDSSRMYVIGPIARKAERLIEVTYEAMMRGIAAVKPGATTGDIGHAIQSFVEPQGMSVVRDFCGHGLGRMFHDEPNIIHIGRPGEGVALKPGMFFTIEPMINLGKPHVKILSDGWTAVTRDRSLSAQFEHSVGVTATGVEIFTLSQRHSEKPLAA